A section of the Pediococcus inopinatus genome encodes:
- a CDS encoding Sapep family Mn(2+)-dependent dipeptidase, whose protein sequence is MENKFRSVITSQEPDFLQMLQKMMQVQSVKSNPSDNAPFGKGPKQALELVVKVGRSYGFKTGIINDAAAYVQWGDDDDHYIGIFGHLDVVPAGTNWSMPPFDLTKRGDRFYGRGILDNKGPSMACLYGMKLLKDMGVTMDHTIRLVFGSDEENGSADMSKYLAEESAPMYGFTPDCKYPAVYGERGIVNYAIKTPINKDELKQFKILNPEAQSSDHVPDSVKALINQKEMMINGKRSPSNAPEMGENALTLLAKELDDNQSFKGQLGDYFHWLASLHGEHYGIGLGVEFADEDSGRLIMTPYKLEIQSDSLVLFIAIRYPVSVTEDQVTKGIQKHVLPKSTIEIVRSMPGVMHSKDQFWIKQLSVAYEQATGLDGTPVTTTGATYAREVPNIIAFGPSFPGQKGIAHKQDEYMDEQDLLANMEIYMNAMVALGQGKDD, encoded by the coding sequence ATGGAAAATAAATTTCGATCAGTTATTACTAGTCAGGAACCTGATTTTTTGCAAATGCTCCAGAAAATGATGCAAGTTCAGAGTGTCAAGAGTAATCCAAGTGACAATGCACCGTTTGGCAAGGGGCCAAAACAAGCCTTGGAATTAGTGGTTAAAGTGGGTCGCAGTTATGGTTTCAAGACCGGAATTATTAATGATGCAGCCGCCTATGTACAGTGGGGGGATGACGATGACCATTACATTGGTATTTTTGGACATTTGGATGTTGTGCCAGCAGGTACGAACTGGTCAATGCCACCGTTTGATTTGACTAAGCGTGGTGATCGATTTTATGGACGAGGAATCTTAGATAATAAAGGGCCTAGTATGGCATGCTTGTACGGAATGAAACTATTGAAGGATATGGGCGTCACGATGGACCATACAATTCGGTTAGTATTTGGATCTGACGAAGAAAATGGAAGCGCAGACATGAGCAAGTATTTAGCTGAGGAATCGGCACCCATGTATGGTTTTACACCTGATTGCAAGTATCCCGCCGTGTATGGAGAACGAGGAATTGTGAATTATGCTATTAAAACGCCAATTAACAAGGATGAACTTAAACAATTTAAAATACTTAATCCAGAAGCACAATCCTCTGATCATGTCCCGGATTCAGTAAAGGCATTGATTAATCAAAAAGAAATGATGATAAATGGTAAACGTTCACCTTCTAATGCGCCAGAAATGGGAGAAAATGCTTTAACTTTATTAGCTAAGGAGCTTGATGATAATCAATCGTTTAAAGGTCAACTAGGCGACTACTTCCACTGGTTAGCGAGTTTGCATGGTGAACATTATGGAATTGGACTCGGAGTTGAATTTGCGGATGAAGACAGTGGCAGGTTGATTATGACGCCTTACAAACTGGAAATCCAATCAGATAGTTTGGTTTTGTTTATCGCTATTCGCTATCCAGTCTCTGTAACGGAGGATCAAGTTACAAAAGGAATTCAAAAACATGTTTTACCCAAAAGTACCATTGAAATTGTGCGGTCAATGCCAGGAGTTATGCATTCAAAAGACCAGTTTTGGATCAAACAGCTTTCAGTTGCGTATGAACAAGCTACTGGTTTAGATGGGACTCCAGTTACGACCACTGGTGCAACATATGCGCGAGAAGTGCCCAATATTATTGCTTTCGGGCCTTCGTTTCCGGGTCAAAAAGGGATTGCCCATAAGCAAGATGAATATATGGACGAACAAGATTTATTGGCAAATATGGAAATTTATATGAACGCAATGGTGGCACTAGGACAGGGAAAGGATGATTAG